The Vibrio chagasii sequence GTATTTGGATTGCGAGTCTAATATTGTCTAACCGTTTATTCCTTATTTCGAGAATGAGCTTTTCATTCTCCTTTTCGAGTTTTTGCCTTTTTGTAAGTTTCATCCCCTTATCTCTTCCTTAAAAACTATATGTATTTTAAAGGTTTAGCTTTAAAAAGTCAATATGGAAATTGAATAAATAGAAGGTTTCGGCCCGAAGGGATAAGCGAAGCGAGACAGCAGAATCAAAGCGCAATAGAACAGTAAAGCTACTGCACACCAGACGAACTCTAAGCGCGTAAAGGAGTGTTGCCTGACATATCGCATATGCCAGGCTTAGAATGCGTGAGAATGGCACACAGCGCCCCCAGGAGCCCAACCGCACCCTGCTAAGCCGAGCGAACCTGTAAGCGTGTACTAGATCATACGTTCGCAATACTTAGCTAAAGTATTGGCTTCATGTTGAGTTTTACAATCATGCAAGCACTCGCTCCCGCCATCGATGCAGTGTCCGAAAACAGACCAACATTTAACTGGCGTATCTTCTTTAAGATTACTTTCCAAAAAGGGCTCCAAAGTGATGTCTCCGCCCTGATTTTGGTGTTCAATGCAAAACATTACCTCGATACCATCGTAATCCGTCCAAACAGGCTCAAGCTCTTTTGGCATGCAATTCCAACCGTTGGCCAAGATATCGCGGATCAGCACATTATCATTTTTAGGGGAGCCTTCGGGTTCTAGCGTCGAAACGCTAGTCGCTGTTAAGTCATTAGAGACAGTTTGCTTGTCATGCGATGGAAACATAGTGGGTTCTCCTTTGTTGTCTGAATATCACTTTCTTTTTCGCCTGACTTCTTTTTCTCAGATTAGTGGTTCTCTTTTGCAATGGCGCGTAGCGGCTTCGCTTTACATTGCAAAAGAGGTTCCGTTCTGAGATATCTAGAAGTCAGAGCAGAAATGGGAAGTGGTATGAGCAAAGGAGACAAGCCACGGTTTCAGCGCATAAAGCATTACTGTCTCTTATGGCGTAGCAGTGAAAGCTCTTGCGTTAAGGATTGTTGGCCTGGAACTTAGAGCCACAGCAAGCTTGCTTGCTATCAGTGGCTCAAGTTAGCGGTCAGAGGAGCGTAGCGACGGAAAGCCTGGCCGCGAAGCGGCAACGCCCAGCTCAATAAAGTCTTTTAAAAAAAGAGGTGAATAAGTAACACAACCTGACACTTAATCTGCTGAAGAATGATCCGGCCCACTCCCCCGACTCAAGTTGATTAACTTTCCCAAATGTAATCCCACGAAAACGATGAAAAGCCTTAAATCGCTTTTGAACATTTTTTACTGAAGAAATAGCATGAGGTGTTACTTCTAAGTATCCAGGCCCACAAAATGCAGCTTACTTTGTTGGAGCCTTTGTATATAAAGAATGAAGTTTTGAATTGATATGATGTATTAAGTGTAGAAAAGTGTGAGCGACGTTAACACGCCGCCCACTTTGTGAAAATTATAGGCTAGGTTCTGGTTGGTAGTCTTTAATGCAAATGTGTTTTAAAGGATTGCCAATGTAAACACATGAAAAATCTTGTAACTGGCTTACGATATGCTCAGCATCGATATTTATGTATAGGGCCAGTTCGTCAGCATACATATGTAATGATACAAGTGTTTCTTTGTTAGCGATCATACTCATGCAGTCATTCAAAAACGCTCGCTCAATCTTTAGAGATTGAGATAAAAATTGTGCCAGGTCTATTGTCGGTTTCATGGATTTTCTTCCTGAATAGTCTTGTGTATGAATGAACAAGGTAGTTCACGGTGCAAGTTCAAAGCTGATCTCAAAAAGTCGAGTATCATAGCGGCAGCACTTAACCTCTATTTGTTTGTACCTTCGATATCGATTCACCAACTCTTCATGCAAGTTTATTGCTGAAGATTCATCTGTCATTCTCACGAAAGCGTAACCATCATTCGCATAGACATATACAATGCAGTCTAGGTACTTAAAATAGTTCGGCTCATTTATAGCAAGCCACTTATGACCGCACCCATAAACAACTTTCTGAAACTGTTGGTTATTGATACTCATGAACATTCTCCTTGTTCGATAGAGTAGCGGGCCAGTGGCCCGCTAAGGTGTTAAGCGGCTATGTCTTTTAGTACTGGTAAAACTTCACGTACAAAAGCATTTTGGGCGTTCAATGTATGCTTACGAACCCAGGCATAGTTTCTGTGTCGAGAGCACTTAAACGCATTACTTCTTAAAATGCTCCGCACCTCTTCACTAGGCTTAGTGGTGAAGTGAATTGCAATCTTATTGTCCTCGGTCAATTCGTATTCAATGCCGTTGTCCAGGGAGTCATTGAGTTGATTTGATTCACGGCCTTCTTCAAGCTTCTTCTGCTCTTTTATGCGTTGCTCCGTTCGCTTGATCTCTTGAGAGCGGTTGGTCAGTGAATAACTGGGAAACGCAACAATCTTAGAGGTAATGCGACAAGGTTTAAGCAAAGTGATCGCTGTGTCTTCACAGAGGTCAAATGACGTCTGAAGATCTTTAATTAGTTTGTCGATGTCATTTTGAGTCGCACCGGCTTTTAACTGGCCCTTGGGATACACTTTGCGCACCATCTTGTTAATGGCTATCCACATTTCTTTTTCTTTGACCAACTGTTCAAGCTTGGCTTCCAATTGCTGAAGAGCGCTCGCGGAATCACTTTTGATCACAGTGCCATCACCTTCAGGAAGGAGCATTTTTACCGCCCGTTTATAGAGCTGCTTTTCTCTCTCTGCGATCGCGTCATATTTGTTCATAGCGGAAGCAAGGCGCTTTCTGTTGCGCTCGACGGGAAAATTTGCAGGGCCAGTAATGGCTGATGACATACAAGCGGATTCAGCATGTATGTAGGTGATAAAGAGTTGAGCGATTTCTTTTTGAAAGTGTTTATGGATCTCTTCTAAATGTTCTCCACAAACCTTCACAATGCCGTTCGCCTTAGCGGTGGTAATGGCCTGGTTCAATTGGACTTTGAAACCTTCACAACGCTCTGCGTAATCGACAACAACAAGAACGCCCTTGCGTTCAGGGCTGAATGAAGTCGCATGAAATGCGCGTTCAGCAATCGACAAGTCGATAGCGGAAACGTACTGGTTGTGCTCAGGGTGTTTCTGTAGATGTTCAGCAAGTAGTTTTTGGCTGTAGTTCATGTTGAAATCTCCAAAGTAGCGGCGGTATTGCCTTGATTTCGTGGTTAATTTTACTCCCGCCCCAATATAAAGTCAATAAGGAAATTTAAATCAAATCAAAGAAAAAGGGCCATCAAACCTGGCCCCTTTGGGTACTATGCTGCTACACATTCACCATGAAGTTTTTTCAACTGGCTTCTTAGTGAGTTGATGCGGTTCAATGCTCGCCAATCACTCTCAATGTTGTCATTCGAGGCTGGAACTAAACACTGTTTAATGTTCTTCAAAAACTCGATGGATGCTTGGCCATCCTCTTCGGCAAATTCCCCGACTACTTTGTAGATTTTCTCGGCGGCATCTTCTATCTGCTCTTCCGTCACTGTGTCGCTCCATTTCTTACCCACAACGGTTGCGATACTCGCTGCGTCTTCAGTAGTGAAGTCTTGACCCATTTGACCAAACACAACTTCTACCTCTTCCGGTTCTGGTTCTGGTTCTGGTTGTTGAATAACTTTCGGTTGCTCGAACTTACCAAAATATTGCTTTTCTAATTGCGCTTGATCTGTATTGAGAGGACAGCCAACGGCCAATTGGAGCTTGTTCGCTGTCAGCATTACGCCTGTGCTATCGGGTTTCATCTTTCCGCTGACTTGATCGAATGCTCGATCTTTAAAGTCATAGCTCCAACGATACACATCCAATTCATCCAACTTGGACAGGTCTATTTTGTCGAAGGAAATGAAGTTATTAAGGATGTTTTTTCCGGCTAGTGCGAGCGCCTTAAGAAAAACGGCACTCGTGTTTAAATGCGTTTCACGATGGTCCCTTGCATCATTCAATCCAAAGGTCAACGCACTCCAACCAGTATGACGGCTGAATGTCATCCAAAACTCTTTAGCGATTTCTTTCTGTTCCGTCGTTAGCTCTTCTTTAGCTTGCTTGTTAGTTAGGCCCAGGAAGCTTTGAGTTGCATCTCGAATGGTCTTCAGTGAGAAGTAATTAAGGTTTGAACCAGTGATCGCATTGCGCTCAAAATCAACCATATCCTTAAAGCACGTAAGTTCTGTTGCCAGCTCAACGGCGAATTTGCTCATTGGATCTCGGTGGTCATAAGCAATCGAAATAGCCGCAGGTGGCTTGGCCAAGTTGTTGTTGATGTCACTAAACCCAATTTGGCGGTCAGTTAGTGACAAATCAGTGTAAGCCATAAAAGGCACCTGGATTGTGCTCAAATCAAGGTCTTTCAATTCTGGATCAGTCGCAATTTTTTTAATCGCGTACGCAGAGCCAGAAGAGCGGTGTTGGCCATCAAACAATTTAATGGTGCTATCCATTGAAACGACTAACACGCCTTGAGACAGCATATTAACATCATCGGTACGTTTGACATTGAGCACCTCATAAACATCAAAAAACGTCGCGGGCTTACTATTGACTGGGGTGTCGATCAAACCCACTACACTTGGGAAGATATAAAAGCGATTTTTCTTCACATTATCAATTAGATAATCGCCAAATTTTTCAGCTCTCTTATTGTTAACGGCACGCTGTGAGCGATCTAGAGTCGACCCCTTATCGTCCAGGTTTAGCATTTTGACCAGCACCTTAAGCGGTACATTGATCTGGAAGAACTGAGTGTGCTGAAGGCCACGAGTAGCAGGGAAGCGGTAGCAAAACGGTTCGTTAAGTAGCATTTTATCTAACATGGTAAATCTCCAAAGTAGCGGCGGTATTGCCTTGATTTCGTTCTTAATTTTAATCCCCACCAACTATAAAGTCAATGGGGAAATTTACATTAATCTAAAATGGTGACGTCTAAGACCTTAAACCACTCATCCTCAATTCTTGTAATCGCCTTAGCTCTGAGTGGTTCACTAATGGCTCTAACGTAAAGCTGTAATGTTTCACTGTCTTCAGTTTCAACCAACACCTCAGCGCAATATACTTTTGATATATTTGTTTGATTCATAATGGACACTTCGAAACCCTTTTAAGCTGGAATGTATTTATGGCTATTTGTCACCCATCCTACGACCTCAGCGCGACTGTTAAGCCCTAGCTTATTCGTTTCAGTAATCACATGGCCCCTAGCTAAGCCTTGTCTCCAGTACTCCCTGTTTAATTCTGTTTCTGGTAACAAAACCGTCAATTCTATCCAGACTTTCGAATGTCTTTTTCTTGCTTTAACATGAGCGGCAATAACTATCGGCTGTTGCATTGAATCGTTCATATTCTTTTCTCACTTTTGCATGCAAAATTATGGGCCGCTCTCACGGCCCTCGACCTTAGTAGCACTTTTTCCACTCGATAAAGTCAGAATCGCCCCACTGCGCAGCTTGATATACAGGAGTATTTTCAATCAGAATTTCACACACAAGGCGGCGTAACTCTTGAAAGTGCGCCCAACTCTTACGGCTGTCACAAGACACCACACCATCCTCGGCACAATGATAAATAAGAAAATCAATTGCTTTCAGGGTTGCAGCAATTTGCTTGTAATCCCCTTTTGGGCGGTGGTTCGTTGGGGCAACTGTAGGGTCACGACGCTTGTACGATTGAAAGGGTTCAATCTCTTCATGGGGATAACGAAGACGATAAGCGCGATGGTTGGCCACATGAAATAAACGGATCAAGTTCAGCACACCGTCAGATGGGGAGCCAAAGTATGGCTGTGTGTCCAAAGAAGCCAGGAAGCCTTTAAGCTTATACGCTCCATGTAACTTGCCAGAAAAAGCAATAGAAGAAAGAGAAGATTTAAGGTGAGCCAGGAAGTCATCACCCACATAAGAACATGACATATTGAATTCTCCAAAGTAGCGGCGGTATTGCCTTGATTTCTTTGATTATTTTAAGCTTTCACACATAAAAAGTCAATAAGGAAATTAACTAACAATCAAAATAGAGTTTATCGATATCCTGGTATGGTTGATAACAGTCTAAGCTTTCACCCAAAGCAATAAACCGAGTAACACCTTCTTCCTGATGGCACTCACCGCCGTTCTTAGAGACGAACTGCTTCAGCTCTTCGACAGCCTCCTGGTAACTGTAAGAACTCTTTCTGAGTGCTTCAGCAAAACCAATCAAGCCTTTGACCTTACTCACTTCCAGGTGAAGGCTTTCAAAATTCACATTCAGTTTCATTTACTTACCCATTGACCAGGCAAAAAAACCGATAGTAGCAAAAAGAGACACAACCGAAACGATGACGGTTATCTCAACAATATTTCTTTCAAAGCTTTCAAGTAATTTCATTTTTGCGCTCCTTTTGGCTGACAGTATAAATAAAGTTTACACAATGTATTTCAATCATGCTTTCTCTCTTTTTTGAAATTATGGGCATTTTACTGGCCGATACATAAAAAGTCAATAGGGAAATACACTAGCAGATTTCGACCCGAAGGGATAAGCGAAGCGAGACAGCAGAGCCAACACGCAAAAGAACAGTAAAGCTACTGCACACCAGAGGGACGCTCAGCATGTGAAAATGCGTTGCCTATGCCATCGCATGCGCCAGGCCGAGACTGCGTGAGGATGAAGTACAGCGCGCCCAGGAGCCCAACCGCACCTTGCTAAGCCGAGCGAAGCGACCTAGGACTGTCATCACTAGATGAACACTCATTGAAACGATAAACCAATGACGACTCACAAGGGTTCACACTAAGAATTGCGTTAAGGATTGTTGGCCTGGAACTTAGAGCCACAGCAAGCTCGCTTGCTATTAGTGGCTCAAGTTAGCGGTCAGAGGAGCTTAGCGACGGAAAGCCTGGCCGCGAAGCGGCAACGCCCGAAGAAAGAGAAAGGGACACTTTATCGACCAAAGATACTCAAACCTTTGTCAGTAATACGCCAATAAATTTTTGCAGAGTTGCGGCCAAAACTATTACCAAATACAACCTCACCATCTTTATTGAGCACTCTTCTTTCTACAAATCCAGCGTCTAACAAAGCATAGAGCGCTTTGTGTGAATTACTCAGACTTGGAACATCGAGAAGATTACTTTTCAGAGAGTTGGCTTCAAAGAACACCTTACCTTCATCATCACGATCTCTTTCTACCTTTCCTTT is a genomic window containing:
- a CDS encoding DNA sulfur modification protein DndB, which codes for MLDKMLLNEPFCYRFPATRGLQHTQFFQINVPLKVLVKMLNLDDKGSTLDRSQRAVNNKRAEKFGDYLIDNVKKNRFYIFPSVVGLIDTPVNSKPATFFDVYEVLNVKRTDDVNMLSQGVLVVSMDSTIKLFDGQHRSSGSAYAIKKIATDPELKDLDLSTIQVPFMAYTDLSLTDRQIGFSDINNNLAKPPAAISIAYDHRDPMSKFAVELATELTCFKDMVDFERNAITGSNLNYFSLKTIRDATQSFLGLTNKQAKEELTTEQKEIAKEFWMTFSRHTGWSALTFGLNDARDHRETHLNTSAVFLKALALAGKNILNNFISFDKIDLSKLDELDVYRWSYDFKDRAFDQVSGKMKPDSTGVMLTANKLQLAVGCPLNTDQAQLEKQYFGKFEQPKVIQQPEPEPEPEEVEVVFGQMGQDFTTEDAASIATVVGKKWSDTVTEEQIEDAAEKIYKVVGEFAEEDGQASIEFLKNIKQCLVPASNDNIESDWRALNRINSLRSQLKKLHGECVAA